The Glycine soja cultivar W05 chromosome 8, ASM419377v2, whole genome shotgun sequence genome has a window encoding:
- the LOC114421641 gene encoding receptor-like kinase TMK4 yields the protein MSLPKTLLSLFLLLTIPLVTADDAAVMSNFLKSLTPPPSGWSETTPFCQWKGIQCDSSSHVTSISLASQSLTGTLPSDLNSLSQLRTLSLQDNSLTGTLPSLSTLSFLQTVYLNRNNFSSVSPTAFASLTSLQTLSLGSNPALQPWSFPTDLTSSSNLIDLDLATVSLTGPLPDIFDKFPSLQHLRLSYNNLTGNLPSSFSAANNLETLWLNNQAAGLSGTLLVLSNMSALNQSWLNKNQFTGSIPDLSQCTALSDLQLRDNQLTGVVPASLTSLPSLKKVSLDNNELQGPVPVFGKGVNVTLDGINSFCLDTPGNCDPRVMVLLQIAEAFGYPIRLAESWKGNDPCDGWNYVVCAAGKIITVNFEKQGLQGTISPAFANLTDLRTLFLNGNNLIGSIPDSLITLPQLQTLDVSDNNLSGLVPKFPPKVKLVTAGNALLGKPLSPGGGPSGTTPSGSSTGGSGGESSKGNSSVSPGWIAGIVVIVLFFIAVVLFVSWKCFVNKLQGKFSRVKGHENGKGGFKLDAVHVSNGYGGVPVELQSQSSGDRSDLHALDGPTFSIQVLRQVTNNFSEENILGRGGFGVVYKGELHDGTKIAVKRMESVAMGNKGQKEFEAEIALLSKVRHRHLVALLGYCINGNERLLVYEYMPQGTLTQHLFEWQEHGYAPLTWKQRVVIALDVARGVEYLHSLAQQSFIHRDLKPSNILLGDDMRAKVADFGLVKNAPDGKYSVETRLAGTFGYLAPEYAATGRVTTKVDVYAFGVVLMELITGRKALDDTVPDERSHLVTWFRRVLINKENIPKAIDQILNPDEETMGSIYTVAELAGHCTAREPYQRPDMGHAVNVLVPLVEQWKPTSHDEEEEDGSGGDLHMSLPQALRRWQANEGTSSIFNDISISQTQSSISSKPAGFADSFDSMDCR from the exons ATGTCTCTCCCCAAAACCCTactttctctcttccttctcctcaCGATCCCCCTAGTAACCGCCGATGACGCCGCGGTGATGTCGAATTTTCTCAAATCCCTCACTCCACCGCCCTCGGGCTGGTCTGAAACAACCCCATTCTGCCAATGGAAGGGTATCCAATGCGATTCATCCAGCCACGTGACCAGCATAAGCCTCGCTTCGCAGTCCCTCACCGGAACACTCCCCTCGGATCTCAATTCCCTCTCTCAACTCCGCACTCTCTCCCTCCAAGACAATTCCCTCACCGGCACCCTCCCTTCTCTCTCCACCCTTTCTTTCCTCCAAACCGTCTACTTAAAccgcaacaacttctcctccgTGTCCCCCACCGCCTTCGCCTCCCTAACCTCCCTCCAAACCCTCAGCCTCGGCTCCAACCCTGCTCTCCAACCCTGGTCCTTCCCCACCGACCTCACTTCCTCCTCTAACCTAATCGACCTCGACCTCGCCACCGTATCCCTCACCGGTCCCTTGCCGGACATTTTCGACAAATTCCCTTCCCTTCAACACCTTCGCCTCTCTTACAACAACCTCACCGGCAATTTACCCTCCTCTTTCTCCGCCGCCAACAATCTCGAAACGCTCTGGCTCAACAACCAGGCCGCCGGCTTGTCCGGTACCCTCCTCGTCCTCTCCAACATGTCTGCATTAAACCAGTCCTGGCTCAATAAGAACCAGTTCACCGGTTCCATACCGGATTTATCGCAATGCACGGCTTTGTCTGACTTGCAGCTCAGGGATAACCAGTTAACTGGTGTGGTTCCCGCTTCATTGACAAGTCTTCCTAGTTTGAAGAAAGTTTCTCTGGATAATAATGAGCTTCAGGGGCCTGTGCCCGTGTTTGGGAAAGGTGTGAATGTTACTCTCGATGGGATTAATAGTTTTTGTCTTGATACTCCTGGGAATTGTGATCCCAGGGTGATGGTTTTGCTGCAGATTGCCGAGGCATTCGGGTATCCGATTCGGTTGGCAGAGTCGTGGAAGGGGAATGATCCGTGTGATGGTTGGAACTATGTTGTGTGTGCTGCCGGAAAGATTATTACTGTCAATTTCGAGAAACAGGGTTTGCAGGGTACCATCTCCCCTGCATTTGCCAATTTGACTGACTTGAGGACTTTGTTTCTCAATGGCAATAATTTGATCGGTTCTATACCTGATAGTTTGATCACTTTGCCTCAGCTTCAGACTCTTGATGTGTCTGACAACAACCTCTCTGGATTGGTTCCTAAGTTCCCACCAAAGGTGAAGTTGGTGACTGCGGGAAATGCTTTGCTTGGGAAACCCCTTAGTCCTGGAGGTGGACCAAGTGGAACTACTCCTTCTGGGTCTTCGACCGGTGGAAGTGGTGGTGAATCCTCAAAGGGTAATTCTTCGGTGTCGCCAGGTTGGATTGCTGGTATAGTTGTTATTGTGTTGTTTTTTATTGCAGTGGTGTTGTTTGTGTCTTGGAAGTGTTTTGTCAACAAGCTGCAGGGGAAGTTCAGTAGGGTTAAAGGTCATGAAAATGGGAAAGGAGGCTTTAAACTTGATGCTGTCCATGTTTCTAATGGATATGGTGGTGTTCCAGTTGAGTTGCAAAGCCAGAGCAGTGGTGATCGCAGTGACCTTCATGCTTTAGATGGTCCAACATTTTCTATCCAAGTTCTTCGACAAGTGACGAATAATTTCAGCGAGGAGAACATTTTAGGCAGGGGAGGGTTTGGAGTAGTTTATAAGGGGGAGTTGCATGATGGAACAAAAATTGCTGTTAAGAGGATGGAATCTGTTGCAATGGGGAACAAAGGTCAGAAAGAGTTCGAAGCAGAGATTGCACTTCTTAGTAAAGTTAGGCATAGACATTTGGTTGCTCTTCTAGGGTATTGCATCAATGGCAATGAAAGGCTTTTGGTGTATGAGTATATGCCTCAAGGTACATTAACACAGCACCTGTTTGAGTGGCAGGAGCATGGGTATGCTCCTTTGACTTGGAAGCAAAGGGTAGTAATAGCTTTGGATGTAGCGCGGGGGGTGGAATACTTGCACAGTTTAGCTCAGCAAAGCTTCATTCATAGAGACTTAAAACCCTCAAACATACTACTAGGCGATGACATGAGAGCAAAGGTTGCTGATTTTGGGTTGGTTAAAAATGCACCAGATGGGAAGTATTCTGTTGAGACACGGTTGGCTGGAACATTTGGATATCTTGCACCTGAGTATGCAG CTACTGGAAGAGTGACAACCAAAGTGGATGTTTATGCATTTGGAGTAGTTCTGATGGAACTTATCACCGGTAGAAAGGCATTGGATGATACTGTGCCAGATGAAAGGTCTCACTTGGTGACATGGTTCCGTAGGGTACTAATTAACAAGGAAAACATTCCAAAGGCAATTGATCAAATTCTCAATCCAGATGAGGAAACCATGGGAAGCATATATACAGTGGCCGAGCTGGCAGGCCATTGCACTGCTCGCGAACCATACCAAAGGCCGGATATGGGTCATGCAGTGAACGTCTTGGTTCCTCTTGTGGAGCAATGGAAACCTACTAGCCAtgatgaagaagaggaagacgGCTCTGGCGGTGACCTTCATATGAGCCTTCCTCAAGCTCTACGAAGGTGGCAAGCCAACGAAGGCACTTCCTCAATATTTAATGACATTTCCATCTCACAAACCCAATCAAGCATCTCCTCTAAACCTGCAGGGTTTGCAGACTCCTTTGATTCAATGGATTGCCGTTAA